The segment ACCCCTACCATGCCGCTTTCCAACGCCTGGGATACCCGAAATACACGCTGCAAATTCTGCGTATAGAAGTAGGCCGCCAGACCAAATTCAGTGTCGTTTGCCCGGCGTATCACTTCTTCTTCATTATCAAAGCGAAAACAGGCCGCGACCGGCCCAAAGGTCTCTTCCCGGGCCAGCTGCATATTTTCACTGGCTTCGGCAATCACCGTGGGCTGCCAGAAATTTCCGCCCAGCGCATGTCGTGCGCCGCCGGTGAGGATCTGCCCACCCTTCGCGATGGCATCATTGACGTGTTCCTCAACCTTATCTACCGCTGCTGATTCGATTAGCGGCCCCACAATCACGCCCTCATCCATGCCGTTGCCCACCTTAAGCTTGCTCACCTCATCGGCGAGCTGCCGCACAAACCTGTCATAAACGTTACTCTGAATATAAAAGCGGTTAACGCTGACGCACACCTGTCCGGCATTGCGGAACTTATTGGCGATCGCCCCTTTGACTGCGGCATCGATATCCGCATCCTCAAAAACAATGTAGGGCGCGTTGCCACCGAGCTCCATTGAGACTTTTTTCATCGTTTCGGCGGCATTACGCATTAGCAGTTTGCCAACCTGCGTTGAACCGGTAAAAGAGATCTTCCTGACCGCTTTACTGGCCATAATCGCATCGCTAATTGCGTGCGTATCGCCCGCAACAGCGTTAATCACACCGTCCGGCACCCCGGCTTTTTTTGCCAGCGCCAGCAGCGCAAAGGCAGAGAGTGGCGTATTGTTAGCCGGTTTAATCACCCCGGTGCAGCCTGCGGCCAGGGCCGGGCCAAGCTTGCGGGTCAGCATCGCCATCGGGAAGTTCCAGGGCGTTATCGCCGCGACCACGCCGACAGGCTCGCGGGTGGCCAGAATCCTTG is part of the Erwinia sp. HDF1-3R genome and harbors:
- a CDS encoding NAD-dependent succinate-semialdehyde dehydrogenase, with product MNLSFLQDNDLFQTGYLADGQWQRCATTFDVVNPATGEVIAQVARAGKSETEQAIAAAENAFPAWRQKTAKARSEILNRWYQLIIDNKTWLGKLMTAEQGKPVKEAEGEVEYAASFIQWFAEQAKRANGEIIPPAKTGSRILATREPVGVVAAITPWNFPMAMLTRKLGPALAAGCTGVIKPANNTPLSAFALLALAKKAGVPDGVINAVAGDTHAISDAIMASKAVRKISFTGSTQVGKLLMRNAAETMKKVSMELGGNAPYIVFEDADIDAAVKGAIANKFRNAGQVCVSVNRFYIQSNVYDRFVRQLADEVSKLKVGNGMDEGVIVGPLIESAAVDKVEEHVNDAIAKGGQILTGGARHALGGNFWQPTVIAEASENMQLAREETFGPVAACFRFDNEEEVIRRANDTEFGLAAYFYTQNLQRVFRVSQALESGMVGVNECAVSTEVAPFGGIKESGLGREGSVLGLEEYLEVKAVHIGGL